In Maniola hyperantus chromosome 13, iAphHyp1.2, whole genome shotgun sequence, one genomic interval encodes:
- the LOC117987458 gene encoding ribosomal L1 domain-containing protein CG13096 — translation MVSVKVSQQKLEKKKINTGKTKKAKTMKLKKKLLLKPSSPISSDNIVIDKSTEIVKKKKSHYKVPSKVITEDLVTSCLVALEQLTSHYDRKNAIFGDETPIFMEIRCIKIPNTRANMRFVLPHSTISTNGEVCLVTPDLKKGKKIDHEPTVEHWEEMLRGAGVTSVKTVLPMRQLRVEYDQYELKRRLLTQHDFIMVDNRVLNHVSHVLGKKFFKKHNMLIPVKINEKKYLKANIDTGLRTVMLRVSEGQTSTILVGHTAMLQSHIRENILALVQKLKERFPGGEANIRSLSIKLPLSLSLPLYLTLRPSNSVRAPKIKQSRPKSFVTYEDELTTELGSLVQVTPDGTVHLKKLNNGKPDKNHSDSKDKEENSENEDISSADDED, via the exons atggtATCCGTTAAAGTTTCTCAACAGAAACTcgaaaagaagaaaataaatactGGAAAGACAAAAAAAGCTAAAACtatgaaactaaaaaaaaaattattactcaAACCATCATCACCAATATCGAGCGATAATATAGTAATAGATAAATCTACAGAAAttgtaaagaagaaaaaatccCACTATAAAGTGCCATCTAAAGTAATAACAGAGGATCTTGTTACTTCATGTTTAGTTGCATTAGAGCAATTAACTTCGCATTATGACAGAAAGAATGCAATTTTTGGTGATGAAACACCAATATTTATGGAGATACGTTGCATTAAAATTCCTAACACTCGTGCCAACATGAGATT TGTTCTTCCTCACTCTACTATATCTACAAATGGGGAAGTATGTCTGGTGACACCAGATTTAAAGAAAGGCAAGAAGATTGACCATGAGCCTACTGTGGAACACTGGGAAGAAATGTTGAGAGGTGCAGGAGTTACCTCG GTTAAAACGGTGTTACCTATGAGACAATTGAGAGTAGAATATGACCAGTATGAACTGAAACGTAGACTGTTAACTCAACATGATTTTATCATGGTTGACAACCGAGTATTAAATCATGTCTCACACGTTCTAGGAAAGAAATTCTTCAAGAAACATAATATGTTAATACcagttaaaataaatgaaaaaaaatatttaaaggcAAATATTGATACTGGCTTACGCACTGTAATGTTGCGTGTAAGTGAGGGGCAAACATCAACTATTCTTGTGGGGCACACAGCTATGTTACAGAGCCACATACGTGAAAATATTTTGGCATTAGTGCAAAAATTGAAGGAGAGATTTCCTGGTGGTGAAGCAAACATAAGATCACTGTCAATAAAATTGCCATTATCATTGTCCCTGCCATTATATCTTACATTAC GACCATCAAACTCGGTCAGAGCGCCTAAAATCAAACAAAGCAGACCAAAGAGCTTTGTCACGTATGAAGATGAACTTACAACAGAACTAGGAAGTCTTGTTCAAGTAACGCCAGATGGAACTGTTCAtttgaaaaaactaaataacGGAAAGCCTGATAAAAATCACAG TGACTCAAAGGATAA